ACGATGGCCGCGCACTCGGACTCCAAGGCGTCCGGAGGCGCGTACATCGCCGCCGCCGAGGCTGAGAGCGGCACCGCCCGCTTCGAGTTCGACATCGACAAGGACGGCACGTATCGCATCTGGGCGCGCGTCAGTCAGCCCGAGTCGACGGACCCGGAGCATGTCTTCGACGCGAACGACACGTTCCGGCTGTCGCTGGACTCCTCGGCGCCGGACATCTGGGACTTCCACGAGGGCGTCGACACGATCTATCTCGACTGGACGTGGGAGCCGATCAGCCTGCGGTGCGGCGGGTCCTTCACGACGCACAAGTGCGACCCGTTCGAGCCCGAACTCGAAGCCGGGCCCCACGTGCTCGTCCTCACGGGACGCGAGGCGGACGCGCGGCTGGATGCGCTCATCATCACCAACGACCCCGACTTCGAGCCGGAGGGGCGTCTGAACTGAGCGCTTGCGGGACCGGCGCTTGCAGGACCCTCGCGTTTGCGGGATCCTCGGCGCCCGCAGACGGTGCGGACGCCGAGGAAGCCTGGCCCACGTGGGTTTGGCTTTCGGCCGGGGGCGATACTCAGATGCAGGACGCGTGGGTTGCCCGTGACGCTAGCGCGCGGAACCGGCGCGCCGCCATGGGTGACCGGCCCGATCAGGCGGTCGCACGCGAGAATTTACGACCGCGAAACACGGCTCAGAAGTCCCAATCCTCGTCCTCGGTCGCGACGGCCTTGCCGATGACGTACGACGAGCCCGACCCCGAGAAGAAGTCGTGGTTCTCGTCGGCGTTCGGGGAGAGCGCCGACAGGATCGCGGGGCTGACGTTTGTGACGGTCGACGGGAACATCGCCTCGTAGCCGAGGTTCATCAGCGCCTTGTTGGCGTTGTAGTGCAGGAACTTCTTAACCTCTTCGGTCAGACCGACACCGTCGTAGAGGTCCTGCGTGTACTGCACCTCGTTGTCGTACAGCTCGTACAGCAGCGAGAACGTGTAGTCCTTGATGTCCTGGCGCTCGGCCTCGGAGACCTTCTCGAGTCCCTTCTGGAACTTGTAGCCGATGTAGTAGCCGTGCACGGCCTCGTCGCGAATGATGAGGCGGATGATGTCGGCCGTGTTGGTGAGCTTGGCCTTGCTCGACCAGTACAGCGGCAGGTAGAAGCCCGAATAGAACAGGAACGACTCCAGCAGCGTCGAGGCGACCTTGCGCTTGAGGGGCTCGTCACCGCGGTAGTACTCCATGATGATGTGAGCCTTCTTCTGAAGGTTCTCGTTCTCGACCGACCAGCGGAACGCGTCGTCGATCTCGGGCGTCGAGCACAGCGTCGAGAAGATCGACGAGTAGCTCTTCGCGTGGACCGACTCCATGAACGCGATGTTCGTGTAGACGGCCTCCTCGTGGGGCGTGATCGCGTCCGGGATGAGCGAGACGGCGCCGACCGTTCCCTGGATGGTGTCCAGCAGCGTGAGACCGGTGAACACGCGCATCGTCAGGGTCTGCTCGGCGGGCGTCAGCGTGTTCCACGACTGGATGTCGTTGGACAGCGGCACCTTCTCGGGCAGCCAGAAGTTGTTCACGAGGCGGTTCCACACCTCGAGGTCCTTGTCGTCCTGGATGCGGTTCCAGTTGATCGCCTGGACGTGGTCGATGAGCTTGAGCGGCTCGGGAGTCATGATCGGTCCTTGGTATCGGTCGTTGTGCGAGCGGAGCGAGACGAGGCGCTGCGCGTCACAGCATGCAGCTGACGCACTCGCTGAGGTTGGTGCCCTCGAGGGCCATCTGGCGCAGCCGGATGTAGTAGATCGTCTTGATGCCCTTGCGCCACGCGTAGATCTGCGCGCGGTTGATGTCGCGCGTCGTGGCGGTGTCCTTGAAGAACAGCGTCAGCGACAGGCCCTGGTCGACGTGCTGGGTCGCGGCGGCGTACGTGTCGATGACCTTCTCGTAGCCGATCTCGTAGGCGTCCTGGTAGTACTCCAGGTTCTCGTTCGTCATGAACGCCGCCGGGTAGTAGACGCGGCCGAGCTTGCCTTCCTTGCGGATCTCGACGCGCGAGGCGATCGGGTGGATCGAGCTCGTGGAGTTGTTGATGTACGAGATCGATCCGGTGGGCGGGACGGCCTGCAGGTTCTGGTTGTAGATCCCGTGCTCCTGGATGCTCGCCTTCAGCTCGCGCCAGTCGTCCTGGGTCGGGATGTGGATGCCGGCGAACAGCTCCTTCACCTTCTCGGTGGCAGGCTCCCACGCACGATCGATGTACTTGTCGAAGAACGCGCCCGACGCGTACGTCGAGTCGGCGAAGCCCTCGAACGCCTGGCGGCGCTCGATCGCGAGCCGGTTCGAGGCCCGCAGCGCGTGGAAGAGCACCGTGTAGAAGTAGATGTTCGTGAAGTCGACGCCCTCTTCGGACCCGTAGTGCACGTGCTCGCGCGCCAGGTAGCCGTGCAGGTTCATCTGGCCGAGGCCGATCGCGTGGGAACGGTCGTTGCCGTCCTCGATCGAGCGGACCGACGAGATGTGGCTCTGGTCGCTCACGGCGGTGAGCGCGCGGATCGACGTCTCGACCGTCTTGCCCAGGTCCTTGCCGTCCATCGCGAGCGCGATGTTCATCGAGCCCAGGTTGCACGAGATGTCCTTGCCGATGTTCTGGTACGACAGGTCCTCGTTGTACGTCGTGGGCGTGTTGACCTGGAGGATCTCGGAGCACAGGTTCGACATGTTGATCCGGCCCTTGATCGGGTTGGCGTCGTTCACCGTGTCCTCGAACATGATGTACGGGTAGCCCGACTCGAACTGGATCTCGGCGAGGGTCTGGAAGAAGTCGCGCGCGTTGATCTTGGTCTTCTTGATGCGCGCGTCGTCGACCATCTCGCGGTACTTCTCGGTGACCGAGATGTCGCCGAACGGCACGCCGTAGACGCGCTCGACGTCGTACGGCGAGAAGAGGTACATGTCCTCGCCGTTCTTGGCGAGTTCGAACGTGATGTCGGGGATCACGACGCCCAGCGACAGCGTCTTGATCCGGATCTTCTCGTCGGCGTTCTCGCGCTTGGTGTCGAGGAACTTCATGATGTCGGGGTGGTGGGCGCTGAGGTACACCGCGCCGGCGCCCTGACGCGCACCCAGCTGGTTGGCGTAGCTGAACGAGTCCTCGAGCAGCTTCATGACGGGGATGATGCCGCTGGACTGGTTCTCGATCTGCTTGATCGGGGCGCCCGCCTCGCGGATGTTCGACAGCAGCAGGGCGACGCCGCCGCCGCGCTTGGACAGCTGGAGGGCGGAGTTGATGCCGCGTGCGATCGACTCCATGTTGTCCTCGATGCGCAGCAGGAAGCACGAGACGAGCTCGCCGCGCTGCGCCTTGCCGGTGTTGAGGAAGGTGGGGGTGGCGGGCTGGAAGCGGCCGGCGATGATCTCCTCGACCAGCTCGACCGCGAGGTCCTGATCGCCGTCGGCGAGGCCCAGCGCGGTCATGACGACGCGGTCCTCGAAGCGCTCGAGGTAGCGCTTGCCGTCGAAGGTCTTGAGCGTGTAGCTGGTGTAGTACTTGAACGCGCCGAGGAACGTCTCGAAGCGGAAGCGCTTCGCGTACGCCAGGTCGTTGAGCTTCTGGATGAACTCGAAGGGGTACTTCTCGAGCACGGCGCCCTCGTAGTACTGCTTCTCGACGAGGTAGTCCAGTCGCTCCCGGAGCGAGTGAAAGAACACCGTGTTCTGGTTCACGTGCTGCAGGAAGTACTCGCGCGCCGCACGCTTGTCGGCGTCGAACTGGATCTTCCCGTCCGCGTCGTACAGGTTCAGCATCGCGTTGAGGGCGTGGTAGTCCATTCCCTCGAACCGGGGGTCCGTCTTGAACCCGCGCTCGGTCACTGCTGATTCCACCATCGTTCCAATCCGTCGCTTACGCGATCCACGTCGTCCGGCGTGCCGAAGAGTTCGAGCCTGTACAAGTGCGGCACGCGGCACTTGCGGCTGATGACGTCACCGGCGAAGCAGAAGTGCTCGCCGAAGTTGGTGTTCCCCGCCGAGATCACGCCGCGGATGAGACCGCGGTTGCGTTCGTCGTTGAGGAATCGGATGACCTGCTTGGGGACGGCGCCCTTCTCGACCCCGCGCCCCTGGCCGCCGCCATAGGTGGGTGTGACGAGGACGTAGGGTTCGTCGACCCGGAGCAGGGGCTCCGTGGAGTGGAGCGGGATGCGCACCGCGCGCAGACCGAGCTTGTCGACGAAGCGCGCGGTGTTCCCGGAGATGCTGGAGAAGTAGACCAGGAGCGGGACCGCGGCGGCCCCGTCGGCAACCGCGCTGCGCCGAGCGATCGCGGTTGCCATGCCGGTCACACCAGACGAGATGCGAGTTCGTCGATCTTGTCGGGGCGGAAGCCCGACCAGTGATCCTCGTCGGTGATGACGACGGGCGCCTGCAGGTAGCCGAGCGACTTCACGCGCTCGAGCGCCGCCGGGTCCTCCGAAACGTCGAGGACCTCGTATTCAATGCCCTTCGAGTCGAGCGCGCGATACGTCGCGTTGCACTGGACACAGGCCGGCTTCGTGTAGACCGTGATCGACATATGGATCCGTCTCTCCCCTCATTACGTCCGGCAGACCCCCCGCCGGGACACCAATACTACATATGGGGACAGACATTGGGGTGCACCACAAGGGGTAGTAGTTACATCCGTGTAGTTTTCCACCGCCATCCCCAGGGACAGCACAGGTTCTCCACCGCTTCATCCACAGCCGCGCGGCCTGCGCGACCCGGCGAAAACCCCCGGATCACGCGTCTTTCGCGACGACTGCTTCGATCTGTCCACAGAACGAGACGGTAGAGGCATCCACCGACATCGATTCGCCTGTGGAAAGCGCCCTTCGGCGTGTCGTCGGCGTGTCGTCCGGGGCCGGCCCCGGACGCCCGACGCCACGCTCGCCTGTAACGTTGATCCGTGGCGGGCTATCGGGACCTTCTGCGCACTCCGGGAGTCGGGCGCATCATCGCCGCGCAGCTGACGGCGCGCTTCCCCGGCGGCATGCTCAGCCTCGCGGTGCTCCTCCACATCGAGCAGGTCACCGGGTCGTACGCGGCCGCCGGCATCGTGCTGGCGGCGACGTCCATCGGGCAGGCCGTCGCGGGGCCGGTCACCAGTCGCTGGATGGGGCTGTGGGGCATGCGCAAGGTGCTCACCGTGACCCTCGTGATCTGCGCCGCGTCGATCACGGCCCTCGCGCTCGGCGACATGGTCCTGCCCGCCTACACGGCACTCGGCCTGATCGCGGGACTGTCGACACCGCCGGTCCAGTCGGCGGTGCGCACGATCTACCCGAAGATGGTGAACTCCTCGCAGCTGACGCCGCTGTTCTCGCTCGACGCCTCGCTCCAGGAGCTCATCTGGGTCGCCGCGCCCGTGCTCGTGACGTTCGTCGCGACGCAGATCGGCACCGTCGAAGCGCTCCTCATGGTCGTGGCCGTGCTCATCGGGGGCGGCGCGTGGTTCATCCTCTCCCCCGAGGTCGGTCGCGTGCGCATCCCGCGCAGCAGGCGACGGCTCGGGCGCGTCCTGCTCAAGCCGCCGGTGATCCTGGCGACCGTCGTCGGGTTCCTCCTCATCGGCGCGTGCGCGGCGGTCGAGGCCGGAGTCGTGGCGACGTTCGGCCACGACGGCTTCGAGGCCGGCATCGTGCTCGCCCTCTTCGCCGTCGGCAGCCTCGGCGGCGGGCTGGCGTTCGGGCACCTGCCGATCGGCCCCTGGGCGATGGCCCGGCGCATGGCCATCGTCGCGGCCGGTCTGACGCTGGCGATGGTGTCGCTGAACGCGTGGTGGCTGGGCGGCACGCTGCTGGTGGCCGGCATCGGCATCGCCCCGGCGTTCGCCGTCATGTTCTCGATGACCTCGGTGAGCGTGAAGTTCAGCGAGACCGCCGAGGCGTACGGCTGGATCAACACCGGACAGCTCATCGGCGCCGCGGCGGGCTCCGCCGTCGCGGGGTTCCTCATCGACGGCGTCGGCGCCGGCGGCGCCTACCTGGCGGCGGCGGCGTTCTGCATCGCCGGCGTCCTGGTCTCGATCGTCTTCGTGCGCGGCTTCCCCGATCTGCGCGGGCGCGACGCGAGCCCCATCCCCGACACCGAGCCGGTCGACCTCGTCACCTGACGTCGGCCGCGGCGCCGCGCGCGGCTCCTCACGCGATGCGCCGCAACAGCTCCCGCACCGCCATCGCGTACGCGTCCGCCGGCTCGGGGTGCTCGAAGACGAGCACCTCCTCGCTCTCGCCCCCGCGGCCCAGCACGATCTCGACCTCGTGCGTGTCGGCAAGGCGCCGCAGCGCCCGGAAGCTCCCCCGCAGCAGCTCCCGCAGCTGGTGCTCGTGCGGCAGCCACAGCGCGTCCTCGAGCGCCACCGAGTCGAGGGCCCACTCGGTCGTGCCGTTGAAGGCGAGGATGCGCCCGGTCGGATACTCGCGCGGCTCGATCGTCATCTCGCTGACCGTGAACACGTCGGCCTCGAACTCCGGCTCGTCGAGCTGGAACCGGTCGCCCGAGCGCGGATGCCAGATGAGGCCGGACTCGCGCAGCTCGAGGGCCCATTCCGTCGAGATCATCTCCCCATCTTCACCCGGATGACGCCCGGGCGGGGCCGCGGGCGCCCCCGGGACGGCCGTTCAGGAGCCGCCGTAGACGACGTGGCTGGTCGCCGGAGTGACGTGGATCGTCACGGTGACCCAGTCGGGCAGCTCGGTCAGCGACGATTCGAGCTTCGACTGGTCGCCGAGCGAACCATCCTCGGTCGAGACCTCGACGTTCGCGTTGCGGTTCGTCCAGGTGATCGAGCCGATGTCGTAGTCGATGTCGGCGTCGTCGAGCCAGGCTCCGGTCGCCTCGTGGATGGCGTACGTCATGCGGGCGTAGTAGATCGTGATGACGCTGTTGACCGCGAGCGGCACGGCGATCAGGATCGCCAGCACGCCGACGATCGAGTAGGCCCGCTTGCGGTTCGTCGTGGGCGAGGCGTGGGGGTTGCGCGCGTAGCCGGCCATCGTGAACACGATGCTGCCGGCGATCACCAGCGCGAAGACGTTGCAGAGGAACAGGATGAGCGCGCCCAGCGCCTCGTTCCAGGCCCCCTGCCCGGCGCACACGCCGACGACGCCGAGGGGCGGCACGAGCGAGATGGCGATGGCCACGCCGGGAAGGACGGCGCTGAGGTCCTTGCGGCTCATCGCGAACGCGCCCGCCGTCCCGGTGGCCAGCGCCGCCGCCAGATCCACCATCCTCGGCGATGTGCGTCCGGTGATCTGGCCGTTCGTGGTGAGCACGTCCGGATCCGCGATGAACACCGACAGCAGCACGCCGATGACGACGACGATGCCCAGGCCCGACAGCACCCACATCACCGAGCGGGCGACGAGCCCCGGATGCCCGGTGACGATTCCGGCCGCGATGCCGAGGATCGGGGTGCCCAGCGGCGCGATGATCATCGCGCCGATGACCGTCGCCGTGGAGTCGGCGAGCACACCGGCGACCGCGATCACACCCGAAAGCACGAGCATGATGAGGAACCCGGTGCGTTTGCTCAGCGCATCGCCGTGCGACAGATCGAGCAGGTCGAGCAGTCCGTCGATCGAGTACCGCTGCGAGGGCGGGATGAGCGTGCGTGTCAGCTTCGACATGCGCACATTCTCGTGTCGCCGCCCGCAGACCGCCAGGACCTTGGCCCCGCGACGTGCCGCGCAGCGCGACGCCCGCGGCGCCGGCGGCGAGCAGAATGGGCATGTGACGGCATCATCGTTCGACCCCAGCATCCATCTGCCGGCGGACCTCCTCGAGCGCATGCGTGCGCGCGCGGCCGACTACGACCGCGACAACGTCTTCCCCGAGGCCGATCTGGAGGACCTGCGGGCGGCGGGGTATCTCGCGATCCTCGTGCCCGAGGCGCTCGGCGGCGCGGGCCTCAGCCTCGTCCAGGCGGCGGAGCTGCAGCAGCGCCTCGCCGGGGCGGCCCCCGCGACCGCGCTCGCGGTCAACATGCATCTGGTGTGGACCGGGGTCGCGAAGGTGCTCTCGGACCGCGGCATCGAGGCGCTCCGCTTCGTGCAGGAGGGCGCCGCGGCGGGCGAGGTGTTCGCCTTCGGCATCAGCGAGGCCGGCAACGACCTGGTGCTGTTCGGCAGCGATACGGATGCCGCGCCGCAGGACGACGGGGGCTACGCGTTCACCGGCACCAAGATCTTCACGTCCCTCGCGCCGGTGTGGACGCAGCTGGGACTGCACGGTCTCGACACCACGAGCCCCGATGCGCCGCAGATGGTCTACGCGTTCGTGCCGCGCTCGGATGCCGTGCGCATGCGCGACGACTGGGACACGCTCGGCATGCGCGGCACGCAGTCGCGCACCACCGAGCTGCACGGAGCCGTGGCCCCGCCGGAACGCGTCGTGCGCCGCATCGCGCCGGGGCCGAATCCGGATCCCATCGTGTTCGGCATCTTCAGCGTCTTCGAGATCCTGCTGGCCTCGGTCTACACCGGCATCGCCCGCCGTGCGCTGGACGTCGCCGTCGACACCGCGGCGCGGCGCACCTCCAAGCGCACCGGCCGGACGTACGGCCAGGATCCCGACATCCGCTGGCGCATCGCCGACATGGCGCTCGCCTACGACGCCCTTCCCCCGCAGATCGCCGCGATCGCCCGGGACGTCGACGAGCGCGCCGACCACGGCCCCCGCTGGTTCTCGCTGCTGAGCGGTCTGAAGCACCGTGCCGTGACGGCCGCCAAGCAGATCGTCGATGAGGCCGTGCTCGTCGCCGGCGGTTCGTCGTACTTCGCCTCCAGCGAGCTCAGCCGCCTGTATCGCGACGTCCTGGCGGGACTGTTCCATCCATCCGACCCCGAGTCGGCGCATTCGACCGTCGCCACCGCGTGGCTCGGCCCGCTCGAGCCGTGAAGCGCACGGCGCCGCACCTGCTGAGCCCGGCCGACCGCGAGCGGCTCCGCGGCCTGCGGGTCATGAAGGCGGTGGCGCTCGGAGCGCTCATCGGCATGGCGGTCGTGTTCGCCGTCGCGTTCGCGTTCGAGCGCAGCGTCCCGTGGCTGGCCTATGTGCGCGCCGCCGCCGAGGGAGGCATGGTGGGGGCGCTCGCGGACTGGTTCGCCGTGACGGCGCTGTTCCGGCATCCGTTCGGCATCCCCATCCCCCACACCGCGATCATCCCGCGGCGCAAGGACGAGATCGGCCAGACGCTGGGCGACTTCGTCGAGACCGAGTTCCTGCGCGGCGACGTCGTGCGCCGGCGGCTCGAGGCGACGCCGATCGCGGCACGGCTCGGCGAATGGCTCACCGAGCCCGAGCACGCCGAGCGCGTCGTCGTCGAGGGGTCGGCCGTCGCGGCCGGGGTGCTGCGCGCCCTCAGCGACGACGACGTGCAGGGGATCATCGAGCAGCTGGCCCGCGAGCACCTCATCGCGCCGGAGTGGGGGCCGCCGCTGGGCGAGTGGCTCTCGCGCATCCTCGCCTCGGGCGCCCACCACGAGGCGGTGGACCTCGGCGTCGACACGATCGCGGCGTGGCTGAACGCCAACCGCGCCGCCTTCGCGGGGCTGGTCTCGCGCCGCCTGCCGGCGTGGGTCCCCTCGATCGCCGCGCGGCTCGTGGACGAGACCGTCTACACCGAGGCGGTCCGCTTCGTCGCCGCGGTGCAGGCCGACCCGCGGCACCCCGCCCGCCTCGCGCTCGACGGCTACCTCGAGCGACTCGCCACGAACCTGCAGCACGACCCGTCGACGATCGGGCGCTTCGAGGACGCCAAGGAGTCGGTGTTCGACAGCCCGCGCGTGCGCGAGCTCGCCGCCGAGGCGTGGAACACCGCCAAGTCGGGCCTGCTGTCGGCTCTCGAGGATCCGGGCAGCGCGCTGCGGGCCCGTGCGGCCGATGCGGTGTCGGATCTCGGCGTGCGCCTGACGACGGATGCCGCCGCCCAGCACCGCGTCGACACGTGGGTCGTCGACGCCGCGGTGTTCCTCGTCGAGCGCTACCGGCACGACATCGCGTCGCTCATCACCGACACCGTCGAACGGTGGGACCCCGACGAGACGACGGAGAAGATCGAGCTCATGGTGGGCCGCGACCTGCAGTACATCCGGCTCAACGGCACGATCGTCGGGGCGCTCGCGGGTCTGGCGGTGTTCTCGATCGCGCACGCGCTGCTGGGCTGAGACTCCCGGCGAAACCTCAGTCCGGACCCCTCCCGGAAACCTCGGTCCGCGTCGTACCCTTTCGCTGTGGGCGAGACCCCCGGAACACTGCTGTTCAGCTGCGACTCCCTGTGCGAGCCGGGCGTGCAGCTCGACACGCTCGGGCACGTCGTGCCGGGCGAGGACGATGTGCTCGCCGGCTACACGGTCGACGTCGTGGCGTTCGAAGACCATCGCGACCTCGACGACGCCACGCCGTCGAGGCATCCGTTCGTCCGCGCCACCGGCAACCCGCGCGACAAGGTCATCGGGCGCGTGCTGCCGCTCACCGATGACGAGCTCGACGCATGCGACGAGCACGAGGCACCCCTGTTCCACCGCGTCCCCGTCACCCTCGCGAGCGGTCGCGGAGCGTGGGTCTTCGTCGGCGACGCGCTCCCGCGGCGGTAGCGTCGAGGAGTGACCCTCTCACACGACGACGGAAAGGCGGTGGCGTCGTGATCCGCCTCGCACTGGTGCGTCACGCCAAGTCCGATTGGGGCGACCCGCACCTCGACGACCACGATCGGCCGCTCAACCCCCGCGGGCGTCGCGACGCCCCGCGCATGGCCCGGATGCTGGCCGACACAGGCTTCCGGCCCGGCATGATCCTCTCGAGCACGGCGGTGCGCGCCCGCACCACCGCCGAGGCCTTCTCGGAGGCGCTCGCCACGCCCGTCACCGAGGCGGCGGGGCTCTACGGCGCGAGCGCGCCGACGCTGCTCGCGTTCGCGGCGGACAGCGGCCACAGCTCGGTGCTGCTGGTCGCGCACGATCCGGGCATGACCGTGCTCGCGGGGCATCTGTCCCGCGAGCGCATCGGGCACATGCCGACGTGCGCGGTGGCGACCTTCACGTGGGACGCCGACGACTGGGCGGTCGTGGACGCGATCGACCCCGTCGACTGGACCTTCGACACCCCGCGCTGACGCGCGCGCTCAGAGCCAGCCGCGCCGGACGGCGGCGACGCCCAGCTGCAGTCGCGTGTCGACGTCGGCGCGGTCCATGAGGTCGCGCACGCGCCGCTGCACGGTGCGCACCGACATGCCGGTGCGCAGCCCGATGGCGCGGTCGGTGAGGCCGGCGTCGAGGAGCGCGAGCACCTCTCGCTCTTCGTCGTCGAGCTCGACCTCGTCGATCGCGCCGTCGCCGGCGGCGACCAGGTGCGACGCCGACGCCCAGGTGCGCTCGAACAGGCTCAGCGCGAGGTCGACGAGTCCGCCCGCGTGCAGCAGCAGGGCTCCCGACGACTGGTCCTCGCCGCCCGTGGCCAGCGGCACCATCGCCACCGTGCGGTCGACGACGAGCATGCGGGTGGGCAGCTCACCGGCGACGCGCACGTCGAGGCCCGCCGCGATCGCCTCGCGCGCCGCCTCGATGACTCCCGGCGCCTCGAGCCGCGCGCGCTCGAGCACGTAGCGATAGCGGATGCCGCGGGCGATCGCGACCTCCTCCTCGACGTTCTCGTCGCGGTCGACGGCCACGGCGTCGCCCTTGACGAACAGCAGGACCTCGTGGCGCGCGCCGCGCTGCAGCTGGTTGAACCGATGACGGACGGCCTCGGTGCCGCGCACGACGTCGACGACATCCGCCTCGCCCGAACCCGCGTCGCGATAGAGCCGTTCGAGCAGCAGCATCTCGGACTCCGCCTGACGGAGGCGATCCTCGTGCTGCAGGATCAGGGCGCCGAGCCCCACGTCCGGCGGGG
This region of Microbacterium thalassium genomic DNA includes:
- the nrdE gene encoding class 1b ribonucleoside-diphosphate reductase subunit alpha, whose protein sequence is MVESAVTERGFKTDPRFEGMDYHALNAMLNLYDADGKIQFDADKRAAREYFLQHVNQNTVFFHSLRERLDYLVEKQYYEGAVLEKYPFEFIQKLNDLAYAKRFRFETFLGAFKYYTSYTLKTFDGKRYLERFEDRVVMTALGLADGDQDLAVELVEEIIAGRFQPATPTFLNTGKAQRGELVSCFLLRIEDNMESIARGINSALQLSKRGGGVALLLSNIREAGAPIKQIENQSSGIIPVMKLLEDSFSYANQLGARQGAGAVYLSAHHPDIMKFLDTKRENADEKIRIKTLSLGVVIPDITFELAKNGEDMYLFSPYDVERVYGVPFGDISVTEKYREMVDDARIKKTKINARDFFQTLAEIQFESGYPYIMFEDTVNDANPIKGRINMSNLCSEILQVNTPTTYNEDLSYQNIGKDISCNLGSMNIALAMDGKDLGKTVETSIRALTAVSDQSHISSVRSIEDGNDRSHAIGLGQMNLHGYLAREHVHYGSEEGVDFTNIYFYTVLFHALRASNRLAIERRQAFEGFADSTYASGAFFDKYIDRAWEPATEKVKELFAGIHIPTQDDWRELKASIQEHGIYNQNLQAVPPTGSISYINNSTSSIHPIASRVEIRKEGKLGRVYYPAAFMTNENLEYYQDAYEIGYEKVIDTYAAATQHVDQGLSLTLFFKDTATTRDINRAQIYAWRKGIKTIYYIRLRQMALEGTNLSECVSCML
- the nrdH gene encoding glutaredoxin-like protein NrdH; amino-acid sequence: MSITVYTKPACVQCNATYRALDSKGIEYEVLDVSEDPAALERVKSLGYLQAPVVITDEDHWSGFRPDKIDELASRLV
- the nrdF gene encoding class 1b ribonucleoside-diphosphate reductase subunit beta: MTPEPLKLIDHVQAINWNRIQDDKDLEVWNRLVNNFWLPEKVPLSNDIQSWNTLTPAEQTLTMRVFTGLTLLDTIQGTVGAVSLIPDAITPHEEAVYTNIAFMESVHAKSYSSIFSTLCSTPEIDDAFRWSVENENLQKKAHIIMEYYRGDEPLKRKVASTLLESFLFYSGFYLPLYWSSKAKLTNTADIIRLIIRDEAVHGYYIGYKFQKGLEKVSEAERQDIKDYTFSLLYELYDNEVQYTQDLYDGVGLTEEVKKFLHYNANKALMNLGYEAMFPSTVTNVSPAILSALSPNADENHDFFSGSGSSYVIGKAVATEDEDWDF
- a CDS encoding pilus assembly protein CpaE, which gives rise to MISTEWALELRESGLIWHPRSGDRFQLDEPEFEADVFTVSEMTIEPREYPTGRILAFNGTTEWALDSVALEDALWLPHEHQLRELLRGSFRALRRLADTHEVEIVLGRGGESEEVLVFEHPEPADAYAMAVRELLRRIA
- a CDS encoding MFS transporter produces the protein MAGYRDLLRTPGVGRIIAAQLTARFPGGMLSLAVLLHIEQVTGSYAAAGIVLAATSIGQAVAGPVTSRWMGLWGMRKVLTVTLVICAASITALALGDMVLPAYTALGLIAGLSTPPVQSAVRTIYPKMVNSSQLTPLFSLDASLQELIWVAAPVLVTFVATQIGTVEALLMVVAVLIGGGAWFILSPEVGRVRIPRSRRRLGRVLLKPPVILATVVGFLLIGACAAVEAGVVATFGHDGFEAGIVLALFAVGSLGGGLAFGHLPIGPWAMARRMAIVAAGLTLAMVSLNAWWLGGTLLVAGIGIAPAFAVMFSMTSVSVKFSETAEAYGWINTGQLIGAAAGSAVAGFLIDGVGAGGAYLAAAAFCIAGVLVSIVFVRGFPDLRGRDASPIPDTEPVDLVT
- a CDS encoding acyl-CoA dehydrogenase family protein, whose translation is MRARAADYDRDNVFPEADLEDLRAAGYLAILVPEALGGAGLSLVQAAELQQRLAGAAPATALAVNMHLVWTGVAKVLSDRGIEALRFVQEGAAAGEVFAFGISEAGNDLVLFGSDTDAAPQDDGGYAFTGTKIFTSLAPVWTQLGLHGLDTTSPDAPQMVYAFVPRSDAVRMRDDWDTLGMRGTQSRTTELHGAVAPPERVVRRIAPGPNPDPIVFGIFSVFEILLASVYTGIARRALDVAVDTAARRTSKRTGRTYGQDPDIRWRIADMALAYDALPPQIAAIARDVDERADHGPRWFSLLSGLKHRAVTAAKQIVDEAVLVAGGSSYFASSELSRLYRDVLAGLFHPSDPESAHSTVATAWLGPLEP
- the nrdI gene encoding class Ib ribonucleoside-diphosphate reductase assembly flavoprotein NrdI — protein: MATAIARRSAVADGAAAVPLLVYFSSISGNTARFVDKLGLRAVRIPLHSTEPLLRVDEPYVLVTPTYGGGQGRGVEKGAVPKQVIRFLNDERNRGLIRGVISAGNTNFGEHFCFAGDVISRKCRVPHLYRLELFGTPDDVDRVSDGLERWWNQQ
- a CDS encoding TIGR00341 family protein translates to MSKLTRTLIPPSQRYSIDGLLDLLDLSHGDALSKRTGFLIMLVLSGVIAVAGVLADSTATVIGAMIIAPLGTPILGIAAGIVTGHPGLVARSVMWVLSGLGIVVVIGVLLSVFIADPDVLTTNGQITGRTSPRMVDLAAALATGTAGAFAMSRKDLSAVLPGVAIAISLVPPLGVVGVCAGQGAWNEALGALILFLCNVFALVIAGSIVFTMAGYARNPHASPTTNRKRAYSIVGVLAILIAVPLAVNSVITIYYARMTYAIHEATGAWLDDADIDYDIGSITWTNRNANVEVSTEDGSLGDQSKLESSLTELPDWVTVTIHVTPATSHVVYGGS
- a CDS encoding DUF445 domain-containing protein, with protein sequence MKAVALGALIGMAVVFAVAFAFERSVPWLAYVRAAAEGGMVGALADWFAVTALFRHPFGIPIPHTAIIPRRKDEIGQTLGDFVETEFLRGDVVRRRLEATPIAARLGEWLTEPEHAERVVVEGSAVAAGVLRALSDDDVQGIIEQLAREHLIAPEWGPPLGEWLSRILASGAHHEAVDLGVDTIAAWLNANRAAFAGLVSRRLPAWVPSIAARLVDETVYTEAVRFVAAVQADPRHPARLALDGYLERLATNLQHDPSTIGRFEDAKESVFDSPRVRELAAEAWNTAKSGLLSALEDPGSALRARAADAVSDLGVRLTTDAAAQHRVDTWVVDAAVFLVERYRHDIASLITDTVERWDPDETTEKIELMVGRDLQYIRLNGTIVGALAGLAVFSIAHALLG
- a CDS encoding gamma-glutamylcyclotransferase family protein, giving the protein MGETPGTLLFSCDSLCEPGVQLDTLGHVVPGEDDVLAGYTVDVVAFEDHRDLDDATPSRHPFVRATGNPRDKVIGRVLPLTDDELDACDEHEAPLFHRVPVTLASGRGAWVFVGDALPRR
- a CDS encoding SixA phosphatase family protein — translated: MIRLALVRHAKSDWGDPHLDDHDRPLNPRGRRDAPRMARMLADTGFRPGMILSSTAVRARTTAEAFSEALATPVTEAAGLYGASAPTLLAFAADSGHSSVLLVAHDPGMTVLAGHLSRERIGHMPTCAVATFTWDADDWAVVDAIDPVDWTFDTPR